A genomic segment from Candidatus Poribacteria bacterium encodes:
- a CDS encoding LamG domain-containing protein, with the protein MRLTIIVTVLLCCLLPVATRAELPLDDLALYMSFDDIQGNKVMDGSENGNDGTIMKASVAKGKGKYGNAMEFKGGDNHVLIKNSDSLSIADEVTISAWVNWNDAPGNGWLCVMANGSQGGPWENYGLFVNRGARYFYFTLSVGGEGAHKVMNSGNGTTEPEKWTHCVCVYDGKDAQIYIDGDLANSAPHGGKLVAGEQDLRFGHRGGSGHWYNGLLDEVAVFSVALDEDQVKEASGNIDEALDVQARGKLATVWGRVKAGQ; encoded by the coding sequence ATGAGATTGACGATAATCGTAACTGTCCTGCTCTGTTGCCTGTTACCAGTGGCAACGCGGGCGGAATTGCCCCTTGACGATCTTGCCCTCTATATGTCTTTTGATGACATTCAAGGCAACAAAGTTATGGACGGTTCAGAAAACGGAAACGATGGTACAATTATGAAGGCATCCGTTGCCAAAGGCAAGGGCAAATACGGCAACGCGATGGAATTCAAAGGCGGAGATAACCATGTCTTAATCAAGAATTCTGATTCGCTCTCGATTGCCGATGAAGTCACAATTTCCGCTTGGGTGAACTGGAACGATGCTCCTGGCAACGGCTGGTTATGTGTGATGGCAAACGGGTCACAAGGTGGACCCTGGGAGAATTACGGACTCTTTGTCAACCGTGGTGCTCGCTACTTTTACTTTACACTCTCTGTCGGTGGCGAGGGTGCCCATAAGGTGATGAATTCTGGCAACGGTACGACCGAACCTGAGAAGTGGACGCATTGTGTCTGTGTCTATGATGGCAAAGATGCCCAAATCTATATTGACGGTGATCTGGCAAATTCGGCACCCCATGGGGGCAAATTGGTTGCTGGCGAGCAGGATTTGAGGTTCGGTCATCGGGGTGGCAGCGGCCACTGGTACAATGGTTTGCTTGATGAGGTTGCAGTGTTCTCGGTTGCTTTGGATGAGGATCAGGTTAAAGAGGCAAGTGGTAATATTGATGAGGCACTTGATGTTCAAGCGCGTGGAAAACTCGCAACCGTCTGGGGTAGAGTGAAGGCGGGACAGTAG
- a CDS encoding formylglycine-generating enzyme family protein, whose product MTMVGIVANSKKGRDGAQQRFPMWCLLHFALVFIFLSCSEEEASEPPEGMVLIPAGDFQMGSTMGDVDEAPVHTVELDAYYIDQHEITNAEYQAFVAATGHSAPRGIGYTAVYERLKHNYEPWNDPSFNHPNQPVTTVTWFDATAYCEWVGKRLPTEAEWEKAARGGLEGARYPWGDAEPDNTSANFADNQTGFEWRSADVNDGFLFTAPVGVFPPNGYGLYDMAGNVWEWCQDWYSSTYYSDVSGTENPLWNPKGPDTGERRVLRGGTWYRAAHTIRNAERISDYPENSLNVVGFRCAMDAP is encoded by the coding sequence ATGACCATGGTAGGAATAGTTGCTAATTCAAAAAAAGGGCGTGATGGAGCTCAACAGAGGTTTCCAATGTGGTGCCTGCTCCATTTCGCCCTTGTTTTTATTTTCCTTTCCTGCTCCGAAGAGGAGGCATCCGAGCCACCTGAAGGCATGGTGCTGATTCCCGCAGGTGACTTTCAGATGGGAAGCACGATGGGAGATGTGGATGAGGCACCTGTGCACACAGTGGAGCTTGATGCATATTACATCGATCAGCATGAAATAACGAATGCCGAATATCAGGCGTTCGTCGCTGCAACCGGGCATTCTGCTCCACGCGGAATCGGCTATACGGCTGTCTATGAACGCCTCAAACACAATTATGAGCCGTGGAACGATCCAAGTTTCAATCACCCAAACCAACCCGTCACAACGGTGACATGGTTCGATGCGACTGCTTACTGTGAATGGGTAGGCAAGCGGTTACCGACGGAGGCGGAATGGGAGAAAGCCGCACGCGGTGGCTTGGAGGGCGCACGCTATCCCTGGGGAGATGCCGAACCGGATAACACAAGTGCCAACTTTGCTGACAACCAAACGGGATTTGAATGGCGGAGTGCCGATGTAAACGACGGATTCCTTTTTACCGCACCTGTTGGAGTTTTTCCTCCCAACGGTTACGGTTTGTATGATATGGCGGGGAATGTCTGGGAATGGTGTCAGGATTGGTACAGTTCAACCTACTACAGTGATGTGTCCGGTACGGAGAATCCACTCTGGAATCCGAAGGGACCTGACACCGGTGAACGCCGGGTCTTACGTGGCGGAACATGGTACCGTGCTGCGCACACAATTCGCAATGCCGAACGTATCAGTGATTATCCGGAGAATAGTCTGAACGTTGTCGGATTTCGATGCGCCATGGATGCCCCGTAA
- a CDS encoding sulfatase-like hydrolase/transferase produces MPQSDTNQPNVIVFFTDQQRWDTSGLHGNPLDLMPNFDRMAQRGTHVHRSFTCQPVCGPARSCLQTGLYATRTGCFRNGIPLSPNLKTLAHHFGEAGYATGYIGKWHLYSGGTGPGPVPAEHRGGYDYWLASNTLEFTSDAYQTTLYDNDNQPVDLPGYRVDALTDAVIRYVDRHKNDPFYLFTSYIEPHHQNHLDDYPPPDGYRERYAGKWIPPDLAALGGSTHQHLGGYYGMVKRLDEALGRLLDALKSLHLLDNTVILFTSDHGCHFKTRNGEYKRSCHESSIRVPTAFHGPEFIGGGQVQELVSLVDLPPTLLDAASLEVPGEMQGKSILPLLRGETDDWQEEVFVQISEAQVGRAVRTQRWKYGVDAPHRNGGADAGSDRYVEQYLYDLQADPYELRNLIGLQSHEAVTAVMRERLIRRMLEAGEEAPTIEPAPTQRSGQRSVSEAEAKS; encoded by the coding sequence ATGCCACAAAGTGATACAAATCAACCGAATGTTATCGTCTTTTTCACCGACCAACAGCGATGGGACACCTCCGGCTTACACGGCAATCCACTTGACTTAATGCCCAACTTCGATCGGATGGCGCAGCGTGGGACACATGTCCACCGCTCCTTTACGTGTCAACCCGTCTGTGGTCCCGCCCGCTCATGTCTACAAACCGGATTATATGCCACTCGCACTGGATGCTTCCGAAATGGTATCCCACTATCACCCAACCTCAAGACCCTCGCGCACCATTTCGGTGAGGCTGGCTACGCCACTGGATACATCGGCAAATGGCATCTCTATAGCGGCGGCACCGGTCCTGGACCTGTGCCAGCTGAGCATCGCGGCGGGTATGACTATTGGTTAGCGTCCAACACCCTCGAATTCACTTCCGATGCGTATCAAACGACACTCTACGATAACGACAATCAACCTGTTGACCTTCCCGGCTATCGTGTAGACGCGCTCACTGATGCGGTGATACGTTACGTTGATCGGCATAAGAACGACCCTTTTTATCTCTTTACGTCATATATTGAACCGCACCACCAAAATCATCTGGACGATTATCCACCGCCGGACGGATATCGGGAACGGTACGCTGGAAAATGGATACCCCCAGATCTCGCCGCGCTCGGTGGTTCGACGCATCAACACTTAGGTGGCTACTACGGTATGGTGAAAAGGCTCGACGAAGCACTCGGTAGACTTCTCGATGCCCTCAAGAGTCTCCACTTGCTTGATAACACTGTCATCCTCTTTACCTCTGACCACGGGTGTCATTTCAAAACCCGCAACGGTGAATACAAACGTTCGTGCCACGAGAGTTCCATCCGTGTCCCGACGGCGTTCCACGGACCCGAATTCATCGGTGGTGGGCAGGTCCAAGAACTTGTGAGTCTTGTAGATCTTCCGCCGACACTCCTCGATGCCGCAAGTTTGGAAGTGCCGGGTGAAATGCAGGGTAAATCCATTCTGCCCCTGCTACGTGGAGAAACAGATGACTGGCAAGAGGAGGTCTTCGTCCAAATCAGTGAAGCGCAGGTGGGACGTGCCGTCCGGACACAACGCTGGAAATACGGCGTGGATGCCCCGCATAGGAATGGCGGTGCAGATGCCGGGTCCGACCGGTATGTCGAGCAATATCTCTATGATCTCCAAGCCGATCCCTACGAGTTGCGGAACCTGATTGGATTGCAATCGCACGAAGCTGTCACAGCGGTGATGCGGGAGCGACTCATTCGCCGGATGTTAGAGGCAGGCGAAGAGGCACCCACAATCGAACCGGCACCTACACAGAGAAGTGGGCAACGCAGTGTCTCCGAAGCAGAAGCAAAAAGTTAA
- a CDS encoding mandelate racemase/muconate lactonizing enzyme family protein, with protein MKITDVKTLVMGTSWRNLTFVKVETDEGLTGVSEVRMNNRTDALVAYIDGAKRRHVIGSDPFNTEDLYQRLFRDDYGRAGEIVATGISVIEIACWDIVGKALNQPVYRLLGGACRDKIKAYANGWYRVERSPEEFHAAAKRVLEKGYRALKFDPFGAGYYELSYEEKLKSVGLVEAVRDAVGPDVEILVEMHGRFSPYMAIEISAELEKFQPSWVEEPVPPDNIAALAKAAEKINLPVATGERLHNKYEYRELINLQAADILQPDITQTGGFLETKKIAAMGDMCYMTVAPHNVGGPVSTATALHFAAGTTNFKIQEHFNDFSEAWVKEAATGCPEVIDGYFSLPNGPGLGMVLNEDLIAEHPYRAGSFNLFEDDWHKREY; from the coding sequence ATGAAGATTACAGATGTCAAGACCCTTGTCATGGGAACCAGTTGGCGCAATCTAACGTTTGTGAAAGTTGAAACCGACGAAGGCTTAACCGGTGTCAGTGAAGTGCGGATGAACAACCGGACAGACGCACTTGTCGCTTATATTGATGGTGCGAAACGACGGCATGTCATTGGCAGCGATCCCTTTAACACCGAGGACCTCTACCAACGTCTCTTCCGCGACGATTATGGTCGCGCCGGTGAAATCGTTGCAACCGGTATCAGTGTGATTGAGATCGCATGCTGGGATATTGTCGGTAAAGCATTGAACCAACCCGTCTACCGCTTACTCGGTGGAGCCTGCCGCGATAAAATCAAGGCGTATGCCAACGGTTGGTATCGTGTTGAACGTTCACCGGAAGAATTTCACGCCGCTGCCAAACGTGTACTTGAAAAAGGCTACCGAGCACTCAAATTCGATCCGTTCGGTGCTGGCTATTATGAGCTCTCTTATGAGGAGAAGTTAAAGTCTGTTGGACTCGTTGAAGCAGTTCGTGATGCTGTCGGACCTGATGTCGAAATTCTTGTTGAGATGCACGGTCGGTTTAGCCCGTATATGGCAATCGAAATTTCTGCAGAGTTGGAGAAATTTCAACCGAGTTGGGTTGAGGAACCTGTACCACCGGACAACATCGCGGCACTCGCAAAAGCTGCTGAAAAGATTAATCTCCCTGTTGCTACGGGTGAGCGGCTCCACAACAAGTATGAATACCGGGAATTAATTAACTTACAAGCAGCGGATATCCTGCAGCCCGACATTACCCAGACAGGTGGATTCTTGGAAACCAAGAAGATCGCGGCGATGGGCGATATGTGTTATATGACGGTAGCACCGCATAACGTCGGTGGGCCTGTCTCCACAGCAACCGCTTTGCACTTTGCTGCTGGCACGACTAACTTCAAAATTCAGGAACATTTTAACGATTTCTCTGAAGCGTGGGTTAAAGAGGCTGCTACTGGGTGTCCTGAAGTCATTGATGGCTATTTTAGTCTGCCTAATGGACCAGGACTCGGTATGGTGTTAAATGAAGACCTCATCGCTGAACATCCATATCGTGCAGGTTCATTCAATCTCTTTGAAGACGACTGGCACAAACGCGAATATTAA
- the lysA gene encoding diaminopimelate decarboxylase has translation MSFHYKDGYLYCEKLRVKDIQEQVPYSPFYLYSLAQLEANYTAYQKALDGIDSIIGYAIKANNNLALIKRLSTLGSGAVLVSGNELQMSLAAGFDLKRTILNGNGKTLEELRLAVEHGVLINIDSEFDLAHIQQTAKNLNEPANVLIRINPDVDPQVHPYVSTGMKNSKFGIRNERLDWFLNEIRKDPLLNLVGVHCHLGSTIKKVRIFRDATEIMLAFIRGIQAEGFSPRYLNIGGGLGIDYERTGEEIPTPSNLIDSIRDLLPKEITLIIEPGRSLVGNTSVFVNRVTGVKTNGNKHFIVTDGSMSELIRPSLYDAYQHIQFIEPIDGAIETYDVVGPVCESADFLGKGRTLPTPHEGAGLVVCDAGAYCHAMSSNYNLKMRPPEYLVDGGNFTCIRRVETLDDYMRLFDV, from the coding sequence ATGAGTTTTCACTACAAAGACGGGTACCTCTACTGCGAAAAATTGAGGGTTAAAGACATTCAAGAGCAGGTACCCTACAGTCCATTCTACCTCTACAGCCTTGCGCAATTGGAGGCGAACTACACCGCATATCAGAAAGCACTTGACGGAATCGATTCAATCATCGGCTATGCGATTAAAGCGAATAACAATCTCGCCTTAATCAAACGTCTCAGCACGCTTGGCAGCGGTGCGGTCCTTGTCAGCGGCAACGAATTACAGATGTCACTCGCGGCAGGCTTCGATCTGAAGCGGACAATCCTAAACGGCAACGGGAAAACGCTTGAAGAGCTCAGACTCGCTGTTGAACACGGAGTGCTGATTAACATTGATAGTGAATTCGATTTAGCGCACATTCAACAGACCGCAAAAAACCTCAACGAACCTGCCAATGTCCTCATCCGTATCAATCCGGATGTCGATCCACAGGTGCATCCGTATGTTTCTACGGGCATGAAGAATTCCAAGTTCGGTATCCGTAATGAGCGGCTTGATTGGTTTTTAAACGAAATTCGTAAGGATCCATTATTGAATTTAGTGGGTGTCCATTGCCACTTGGGGTCAACGATTAAGAAGGTGCGAATCTTCCGAGACGCTACTGAAATTATGCTCGCTTTCATACGTGGGATTCAAGCGGAGGGGTTTTCGCCGCGTTATCTCAATATCGGCGGTGGTTTGGGAATTGATTATGAACGCACGGGTGAGGAGATTCCGACACCGTCCAATCTCATTGATTCTATCCGTGATTTGCTACCTAAGGAGATTACACTCATTATTGAACCCGGTCGTTCTCTCGTTGGCAATACTTCTGTCTTTGTCAATCGTGTCACGGGTGTGAAAACCAACGGTAACAAGCATTTTATCGTCACTGATGGTAGTATGTCAGAACTCATCCGACCAAGCCTCTACGATGCCTATCAGCATATCCAGTTTATCGAACCGATTGATGGTGCAATTGAAACCTACGATGTCGTCGGTCCCGTCTGCGAATCCGCAGATTTTCTTGGCAAGGGGCGTACACTCCCAACACCTCATGAGGGTGCCGGGCTTGTCGTTTGCGATGCCGGTGCTTATTGTCACGCCATGAGTTCCAACTACAATCTAAAGATGCGTCCGCCGGAGTATCTTGTTGATGGCGGTAACTTTACTTGTATCCGCCGCGTTGAAACACTCGACGATTATATGCGCCTTTTCGATGTCTAA
- a CDS encoding dienelactone hydrolase family protein, with amino-acid sequence MAARRFLTAEQGVEQLLKATPPLHFTGTTKTEWQEWRRRFRRNLVKDLGPSPEALPLEVEVLEEIKRDGYTRKKIIFNPDPFSSIPAYVLIPESASAKNPAPGVLCAHGHGVGKDGAVGIVEDYQKQYAVELARRGFVTLAPDWRCFGERKDRDEWVRRPGRDGCNVAYLAYGYFGYQLMQLNISDGQRCLDYLQSLPEVDSRRLGCMGCSFGGTMTTYISALDQRVKAAVIVCYLSTLTDALNDRGRGNTCGSQFMFGLRKAGDIADVAGLIAPRACMTQIGSDDMCFIESDALTAFRQLENIYTASGARDQLVLDHFQGEHEIDLEMGIAFLEERL; translated from the coding sequence ATGGCAGCACGGCGTTTTTTGACAGCAGAGCAAGGTGTGGAACAACTTCTGAAAGCAACGCCACCCCTTCATTTTACTGGAACGACAAAAACAGAGTGGCAAGAATGGAGAAGAAGATTCCGGCGCAACCTCGTCAAGGACCTGGGACCTTCGCCGGAAGCATTGCCGTTGGAAGTTGAAGTCTTAGAGGAGATAAAACGGGACGGTTACACACGAAAAAAGATAATCTTCAACCCAGATCCATTTTCTTCGATCCCGGCGTATGTCTTAATCCCAGAAAGTGCGAGCGCGAAGAATCCAGCACCTGGGGTCCTATGTGCCCATGGACACGGCGTCGGTAAAGACGGGGCAGTCGGAATTGTGGAGGACTATCAGAAACAGTACGCTGTGGAATTGGCGCGGCGTGGTTTTGTGACATTAGCACCCGACTGGCGGTGTTTCGGTGAACGAAAGGACAGAGACGAGTGGGTGCGCCGCCCCGGTCGCGATGGATGTAATGTTGCTTATCTCGCATACGGGTACTTCGGCTATCAACTGATGCAACTGAATATCTCAGACGGACAACGGTGTTTGGACTATCTCCAGTCGCTCCCCGAAGTCGACTCGCGTCGTTTAGGATGCATGGGATGTTCATTCGGTGGCACGATGACGACCTACATTTCCGCCCTGGATCAGCGCGTGAAGGCAGCCGTTATTGTGTGTTATCTCAGCACATTGACGGATGCATTAAACGACAGAGGGCGGGGGAATACGTGCGGTTCACAGTTTATGTTCGGGCTTAGGAAAGCCGGGGACATCGCGGACGTAGCAGGACTGATTGCCCCGAGAGCGTGCATGACGCAGATCGGTTCGGATGATATGTGTTTTATCGAATCAGACGCTTTGACAGCGTTCAGACAACTGGAAAACATCTATACAGCATCAGGAGCACGGGACCAATTGGTGTTGGACCACTTTCAGGGTGAACATGAAATTGATTTGGAGATGGGCATTGCGTTTTTGGAAGAACGCTTATGA
- a CDS encoding ABC transporter ATP-binding protein, translating to MDDTLLSVQNLKTYFRTPEGLARAVDGVSFDIKPNEIFALVGESGCGKSVTALSIIQLIAQPAGFIADGAVYYKGQDIARLSEVEKRRIQGNDIAMIFQEPMTSLNPVFTIGNQISEAIQEHQDLRGTAARNAAIEMLDLVGIPEPAARYEEYPHQMSGGMKQRVMIAMALSCRPGLLIADEPTTALDVTIQAQILELIQRLQQELQMAVLLITHDLGVVANIADRVAVMYAGKIAEMGTWQQLYETPQHPYTVKLLESTPARDKRGMELHTISGRVPKATEYNDGCRFADRCPKVMNECDTIMPTLHAVNGSEHNVACHLYNPEPPFNAKLIGNTKLVLETGEKEERIEEGDGRKDGDPPFQSSTLPTENLSTFQSSNLLQVKDLCVHYSIQKGIFKRTVGYVYAVDNVNLDIPRGKTLALVGESGSGKTSFGKAILRLGVPVEGDIVYDGINIATTTRQQMHPYRKRMQIIFQDPYASLNPRMPVGAIIQEGMQAHGIGTSDEERQAQVAELMRRVGLSPDMVTRYPHEFSGGQRQRIGIARCLAVDPEFIVCDEATSALDVSVQAQILNLLKSLQVDFNLTYLFITHNLSVVEYFADEVAVMYLGRIVERGTTEEIFDSPKHPYTRALLSAVPKMDEQTGVEKIRLEGDVPSPINRPVGCHFHPRCPEVMSMCKDEYPGATNFTQTHSCHCYLYQAESRKT from the coding sequence ATGGACGATACATTGCTTAGTGTACAGAACCTCAAAACCTATTTTCGCACGCCCGAAGGGCTTGCCCGTGCCGTTGATGGCGTCTCTTTTGACATCAAACCGAACGAAATTTTCGCGCTCGTTGGGGAGTCCGGTTGCGGTAAAAGTGTCACCGCGCTCTCTATAATTCAACTCATCGCGCAACCTGCTGGGTTCATTGCTGACGGTGCTGTCTATTATAAAGGACAAGACATCGCACGCTTGTCTGAGGTTGAGAAACGGAGGATCCAAGGCAACGACATCGCCATGATATTCCAAGAACCGATGACCAGTCTCAACCCTGTTTTCACCATCGGGAACCAAATATCAGAGGCAATCCAGGAACATCAAGACCTTCGCGGTACCGCCGCAAGGAATGCCGCAATTGAAATGCTCGACCTCGTCGGTATTCCGGAACCTGCTGCCCGTTACGAAGAATATCCACACCAAATGTCTGGCGGTATGAAGCAGCGCGTTATGATTGCTATGGCACTCTCCTGTCGTCCAGGTCTCCTCATCGCCGATGAACCGACAACCGCGCTTGATGTTACCATACAAGCGCAGATCCTCGAACTTATCCAACGTCTCCAGCAAGAATTGCAGATGGCAGTCCTCCTGATTACACATGATTTGGGGGTCGTCGCCAACATCGCTGACCGAGTTGCGGTTATGTACGCCGGAAAAATCGCTGAGATGGGGACATGGCAACAGCTCTACGAAACGCCACAGCACCCTTACACCGTAAAACTCCTCGAATCGACGCCCGCGCGGGATAAACGCGGAATGGAGTTACACACAATTAGCGGTAGAGTCCCGAAAGCAACCGAGTATAATGACGGTTGCCGATTCGCTGATCGGTGTCCAAAAGTCATGAACGAATGCGACACCATTATGCCTACGTTACACGCTGTCAACGGCAGTGAACACAACGTTGCTTGTCATCTCTACAATCCCGAACCCCCATTTAATGCGAAACTAATAGGGAACACAAAACTGGTCCTCGAAACCGGTGAAAAGGAAGAAAGAATCGAAGAAGGAGATGGAAGGAAGGATGGGGACCCACCCTTCCAGTCTTCCACCCTTCCAACCGAGAACCTTTCAACCTTCCAATCTTCTAATCTGCTTCAGGTAAAGGACCTGTGTGTCCACTACTCTATTCAGAAAGGTATCTTCAAACGGACGGTCGGGTATGTTTACGCCGTTGATAATGTTAACCTTGATATTCCACGCGGCAAAACGCTTGCACTCGTTGGAGAATCTGGATCTGGCAAGACCTCCTTTGGTAAAGCGATTCTCCGGTTGGGCGTGCCTGTTGAAGGCGACATCGTTTATGATGGCATTAATATCGCGACAACCACCCGTCAACAGATGCATCCCTATCGGAAAAGAATGCAAATTATCTTCCAAGATCCCTACGCCTCCCTTAACCCGCGAATGCCTGTTGGTGCTATTATTCAGGAGGGGATGCAGGCACACGGTATTGGTACATCCGACGAAGAACGGCAGGCGCAGGTCGCAGAATTAATGCGTCGTGTTGGCTTATCTCCAGATATGGTAACCCGCTATCCGCACGAATTTTCTGGTGGTCAAAGACAGCGCATCGGCATTGCACGGTGCCTCGCCGTTGATCCGGAGTTCATTGTCTGTGACGAGGCTACCAGCGCGTTAGATGTCTCCGTGCAAGCGCAAATACTAAATCTGTTGAAATCGTTACAGGTTGATTTTAATCTCACCTACCTCTTCATCACGCATAACCTTTCCGTTGTTGAGTACTTTGCGGATGAAGTGGCGGTAATGTACCTCGGTAGGATCGTTGAGCGCGGGACAACGGAGGAGATTTTCGATTCACCCAAGCATCCTTATACACGGGCACTCCTCTCGGCAGTGCCGAAGATGGATGAGCAGACAGGCGTTGAAAAAATTCGATTGGAGGGTGATGTGCCTTCCCCAATCAATCGTCCGGTCGGGTGTCATTTTCACCCACGTTGTCCAGAAGTGATGTCCATGTGTAAAGACGAATATCCGGGCGCAACCAATTTTACACAGACGCACTCGTGCCACTGTTACTTGTATCAGGCTGAATCGCGTAAGACTTGA
- the mutL gene encoding DNA mismatch repair endonuclease MutL → MAKIKILSADVANKIAAGEVVERPASVVKELIENAVDAESTSIRVEIRAGGKRLIRVSDNGVGMAREDALLALERHATSKVGRIEDLEHIETFGFRGEALASIASVSQFELLTRTPDALEGTKVDVEGGVFRSVQESGCSPGTHMSINNLFYNVPARLKFLKTDTTEMNHITNQVTWAALAHPKIHFSLTHNGRSILDVRACDSYLERVRLLYGREFAENLIEFTEELPDLKMYGLLGKPEFTKPNREYQLFFLNQRPIRSRIIGAALTEALNAMVAKDRQPVALLLLTLEPETVDVNVHPAKIEVRFRNERTIYSGVVRMLRDALHKTKYIPKIETPVESTQSEEDPESRSFRPSLGRVDSNLSRRVSTPGSPTVVGRAQRTTPIPQAPRTQTSQEAEDADQTSEAQTPSTPTEIVVQPPQQVSGDANLSLLDFKNVQLKTNLFKTYIVVEAEEKIFFIDQHVAAERVLYERFVNQVETDGIPVQGLLLPVTLEVTPQQLGVLKIHGDIFKKLGFDLEEFGGNTILIRAIPSPLPTRIAAQTVTDLLDKLPEAPHTEVQIPEAIDNALITLACKSAVKAGDTLDTKEMINLIKELSEAKLPFNCPHSRPIIVEMGRDELERRFHR, encoded by the coding sequence ATGGCAAAAATTAAAATACTCTCCGCAGATGTTGCCAATAAGATCGCCGCAGGCGAGGTTGTCGAGCGTCCTGCATCCGTCGTCAAAGAACTCATTGAAAACGCCGTAGATGCGGAAAGCACCTCGATCCGTGTCGAAATTCGGGCAGGCGGGAAACGCCTCATCCGTGTGTCTGATAACGGTGTCGGTATGGCACGCGAGGACGCGCTCCTCGCCTTAGAACGCCACGCAACGAGCAAAGTCGGCCGTATTGAAGACCTTGAGCATATTGAAACCTTTGGGTTCCGCGGCGAAGCCTTAGCAAGTATCGCCTCCGTTTCGCAATTTGAGCTCCTCACCCGCACCCCTGACGCGCTTGAGGGAACAAAAGTGGATGTTGAGGGCGGCGTTTTTCGTTCTGTGCAGGAGAGTGGGTGTTCCCCCGGCACTCACATGTCCATTAATAACCTCTTTTACAATGTCCCCGCACGCCTAAAATTCCTCAAAACCGATACCACCGAGATGAACCATATCACGAATCAGGTGACATGGGCGGCACTCGCGCATCCGAAGATCCATTTTTCGCTGACGCATAACGGCAGATCGATTCTTGATGTCCGCGCCTGTGATTCATATCTCGAACGCGTTCGCCTCCTTTACGGCAGAGAGTTTGCTGAAAACCTCATCGAATTTACAGAGGAGCTGCCTGACCTGAAGATGTACGGTCTGCTCGGTAAACCCGAATTTACGAAGCCGAATCGAGAGTATCAACTCTTTTTCCTCAATCAGCGACCTATACGTAGTCGGATCATCGGTGCAGCATTGACGGAAGCACTCAACGCCATGGTTGCTAAGGATAGACAACCTGTCGCCCTACTGTTACTAACACTGGAACCCGAAACGGTTGATGTTAATGTGCATCCCGCCAAAATCGAAGTGCGCTTTCGGAACGAGCGAACAATTTATAGCGGTGTCGTCCGGATGCTTCGCGACGCTCTCCATAAGACGAAATATATCCCCAAAATTGAGACACCCGTTGAATCGACGCAATCCGAGGAAGACCCCGAGAGCCGAAGTTTCCGCCCATCACTGGGAAGGGTCGATTCGAACCTATCACGACGGGTTTCCACCCCGGGGTCCCCAACTGTTGTTGGGAGAGCGCAACGGACAACGCCTATTCCACAAGCACCGCGCACGCAAACATCACAAGAGGCGGAAGACGCGGATCAGACTTCGGAAGCGCAAACGCCGTCTACACCGACTGAAATCGTTGTGCAGCCACCCCAGCAGGTTTCTGGTGATGCAAATCTCAGTCTGCTCGACTTTAAGAATGTCCAACTCAAGACGAACCTCTTTAAGACCTACATTGTCGTTGAGGCGGAGGAAAAAATCTTCTTCATCGACCAACACGTCGCTGCCGAACGCGTCCTTTATGAACGTTTCGTTAACCAAGTCGAAACCGATGGGATTCCTGTGCAGGGGTTGCTACTGCCCGTAACTTTAGAAGTTACACCGCAGCAGCTTGGAGTCCTCAAAATTCACGGCGACATCTTCAAGAAACTCGGCTTCGATCTGGAGGAGTTCGGTGGGAATACTATCCTAATTCGTGCGATTCCATCGCCGTTGCCGACCCGCATCGCCGCACAGACCGTCACCGATCTGCTTGACAAACTTCCCGAAGCACCCCATACCGAGGTCCAAATCCCAGAGGCGATCGACAACGCCTTGATAACCCTCGCCTGCAAATCGGCAGTCAAAGCCGGGGATACATTGGATACCAAAGAGATGATAAACCTCATCAAGGAACTCTCCGAGGCGAAACTCCCGTTCAATTGTCCGCACTCACGTCCTATCATCGTCGAGATGGGACGCGATGAATTGGAACGTCGATTCCACCGGTAA